A window of Pedobacter lusitanus contains these coding sequences:
- a CDS encoding group III truncated hemoglobin: protein MRADVENLEDIILFVDTFYVKVQQDELIGPVFGRAIKDWEPHLQQMYRFWNAALFGVPGFRGSPFAKHAPLAINASHFERWLILFNATIDDNFEGPVASDAKKRAALMAEMFLQRLRGMSGGANRVIQ, encoded by the coding sequence ATGAGAGCTGATGTGGAAAATCTGGAAGATATTATTTTGTTTGTTGATACATTTTATGTTAAAGTACAGCAGGACGAACTGATCGGTCCGGTTTTCGGGAGAGCTATTAAAGACTGGGAACCTCATCTTCAGCAAATGTACCGTTTCTGGAATGCTGCATTATTTGGTGTTCCGGGTTTTCGTGGTAGTCCCTTTGCCAAACACGCTCCCCTGGCTATTAATGCATCACATTTTGAACGGTGGTTAATCTTATTCAATGCTACTATAGACGATAATTTTGAAGGCCCTGTTGCCTCAGACGCTAAAAAAAGAGCCGCATTAATGGCTGAAATGTTTTTACAGCGTTTGCGTGGAATGAGTGGCGGAGCAAATAGAGTCATTCAGTAA